The Panicum hallii strain FIL2 chromosome 9, PHallii_v3.1, whole genome shotgun sequence genome has a window encoding:
- the LOC112876800 gene encoding filament-like plant protein 4: MDRRSWPWKKKSSERSSNTDASQSSNQAEQDEKVPKYVQISPERYSHLTESEEQIEILNAKIKVLNEKVAAAQSEMNTKDALVKQHAKVAEEAVSGWEQAEAEASALKFQLETVTLSKLAAEERAAHLDGALKECMKQVRTVKEEGEQKLHDVVFAKTKHWEKVRAELESRLVEFEQDLIRAGAENDALSRSLEEQANLLLKVYEEKAQAEAQIEVLKSTIQSGEKEINSLKYELHVVSKELDICNEEKNMSIRSADVATKQHMEDVKKISKLEAECQRLRGLVRKKLPGPAALAQMKMEVDSWGRDAGDNRLRHSPSRSSPLQYPMSLSPDYVHENLQNMKKENELLTARLLSMDEETKMLKEALSKCNHELQASKNMCAKTSCKLRSMELHMSSANLYKSWTNSYVDTSASSQKESNPPSLTSMSEDGVDDARSCEESWASTLVSELSHIKKDKAGKHNLTENSNQMGLMDDFLEMERLACLSSEAQECEGIVGKKVGKVVETLSSVTKKESNNNSLPALQSPGSPFSSDNLIANSPLSKLHSRISALLSSQSPENNVVKVLDGIRNILGDIEHEVESVNVNKLQHDDVEVTGNGSSTKETKPLGLMDHSLRNAILKIHEFVKLLIRQASSELQGSSYYNVVSQKIEQFSTLVDEVLSGGNGLNEIVIALSEILLESGEFKLTLLRETANEVESNNVDCVDKVTLLENKIHHEPSQDSVSGACSLMPHSSSDPDFEGPSPSNAFDVKTAVRICTLEEYEKLKLEKRNLEMELTKCNEIIETTKLKFSEMEKNLEDLTSKLAACEKSNSLAETQLKCMAGSYKTLESQKVKLEEEIRVLQTKIDTLSADLAEERRSHQEDIAKYRDLKEEMERYEKSSLFVAEDSDIELKKEKEIAAAADKLAECQETILLLGRQLQTLRPPPSESLSSALNTQLVGQFPEDQAGPARSVHSKKPSGQFDADYTFSSAPGTGNVSPLSGYNPHKSPSNAASSPYFTSPGSSKRPKHRSRSSSSSFSNQLPEKQGRRFSRLFSKGKSDR; encoded by the exons ATGGATCGACGAAGCTGGCCTTGGAAGAAGAAATCTTCTGAAAGATCATCAAACACTGATGCGTCACAGAGTTCCAATCAAGCAGAACAG GATGAGAAAGTTCCAAAATATGTGCAGATTTCACCAGAAAGATATTCACATCTTACTGAATCAGAAGAACAAATCGAAATACTAAATGCAAAGATAAAGGTCTTGAATGAAAAAGTAGCTGCTGCACAAAGTGAGATGAACACCAAAGATGCCCTAGTAAAGCAGCATGCAAAAGTGGCTGAAGAAGCTGTATCAG GTTGGGAGCAAGCTGAAGCAGAGGCCTCGGCACTGAAATTTCAATTGGAAACTGTAACTCTATCCAAACTAGCAGCTGAGGAAAGAGCTGCCCATTTGGATGGTGCTCTAAAAGAATGCATGAAGCAAGTGCGGACAGTGAAGGAAGAAGGTGAGCAGAAGCTGCATGATGTAGTGTTTGCAAAGACCAAACACTGGGAGAAAGTAAGAGCTGAATTAGAATCAAGGTTAGTCGAGTTTGAACAGGATCTGATTAGAGCAGGTGCTGAGAATGATGCACTATCAAGATCTCTTGAAGAGCAGGCAAACTTGCTGTTGAAAGTTTACGAGGAGAAGGCTCAAGCAGAAGCCCAGATTGAAGTACTTAAGAGCACTATCCAGTCAGGTGAAAAGGAGATAAATTCATTAAAGTATGAACTACATGTTGTCTCTAAAGAGCTTGACATTTGCAATGAAGAGAAGAACATGAGCATACGTTCAGCTGATGTAGCAACCAAACAACATATGGAGGATGTCAAGAAAATATCAAAATTAGAAGCAGAATGTCAAAGGTTACGTGGCCTTGTCCGCAAAAAGTTACCTGGGCCTGCTGCAttagctcaaatgaagatggaagTTGATAGCTGGGGTAGAGATGCAGGAGACAACAGATTGCGGCATTCCCCTTCAAGGAGTTCTCCACTCCAGTATCCTATGTCTCTATCTCCTGATTATGTTCACGAAAACTTGCAAAACATGAAGAAAGAGAATGAACTTTTGACAGCACGTTTGTTGTCAATGGATGAAGAAACGAAGATGTTAAAAGAGGCATTGTCAAAATGCAACCACGAGCTACAGGCATCAAAAAACATGTGTGCTAAGACTTCATGTAAGCTCCGCAGCATGGAACTGCACATGTCGAGTGCTAACCTATATAAAAGCTGGACAAATTCATACGTTGATACCTCTGCATCAAGTCAGAAAGAAAGCAACCCACCAAGTTTGACTTCCATGTCTGAAGATGGTGTTGATGATGCAAGAAGTTGTGAGGAATCTTGGGCCAGTACTTTGGTGTCTGAGCTCTCACACATCAAGAAAGATAAAGCTGGAAAGCACAATTTGACCGAAAACTCCAATCAGATGGGCCTCATGGATGACTTCCTGGAGATGGAGAGATTGGCATGCCTGTCTTCTGAAGCTCAGGAATGTGAGGGCATAGTCGGCAAAAAGGTTGGTAAAGTTGTTGAGACTCTCTCCTCTGTCACTAAAAAAGAGAGCAACAATAATTCATTGCCAGCTTTGCAGTCACCAGGTTCTCCATTTAGTAGTGATAATCTGATTGCCAACTCTCCACTTTCAAAACTGCACTCGAGAATTTCTGCTTTGTTGAGCTCTCAATCACCAGAGAATAATGTTGTGAAGGTGCTGGATGGTATCAGGAATATCCTAGGTGATATTGAACATGAGGTAGAATCTGTGAATGTAAACAAACTTCAGCATGATGATGTTGAAGTTACTGGTAATGGATCTTCAACAAAGGAAACCAAACCCTTGGGCCTTATGGATCATAGTCTGAGAAATGCCATTTTGAAGATTCATGAGTTTGTCAAGTTACTTATAAGACAAGCATCATCTGAGTTACAAGGAAGTTCTTACTATAATGTTGTATCTCAGAAGATAGAACAGTTCTCCACGTTAGTTGATGAAGTTCTGTCTGGTGGTAATGGTTTAAATGAGATTGTGATTGCATTATCTGAAATATTGCTAGAAAGTGGTGAGTTTAAACTCACATTGTTGAGGGAGACTGCTAATGAGGTAGAAAGCAATAATGTAGATTGTGTTGATAAAGTGACACTATTGGAAAACAAAATTCATCATGAGCCATCACAAGATAGCGTGTCTGGTGCTTGTTCCCTTATGCCACATTCATCTTCTGACCCTGATTTTGAGGGTCCGAGTCCTAGTAATGCAtttgatgttaaaactgcagtGAGGATATGCACACTAGAGGAATATGAAAAACTGAAATTGGAAAAGAGAAATTTAGAGATGGAATTAACGAAGTGCAATGAAATTATCGAAACTACAAAGCTTAAGTTTAGTGAGATGGAGAAAAACCTTGAAGACCTTACATCGAAGTTGGCAGCGTGTGAGAAATCAAATAGCTTGGCTGAAACACAATTAAAGTGTATGGCTGGATCATACAAAACACTTGAATCCCAGAAGGTGAAACTAGAAGAAGAAATAAGAGTTTTACAGACAAAGATAGATACTTTATCAGCTGATCTTGCTGAAGAAAGACGAAGCCATCAGGAGGACATAGCCAAGTATAGAGACCTCAAGGAGGAGATGGAAAG GTATGAGAAGAGTTCCTTATTTGTAGCAGAGGATTCAGATATTGAACTGAAGAAG GAAAAAGAAATAGCTGCTGCAGCAGACAAACTTGCAGAATGCCAGGAGACAATATTGCTTCTCGGTCGGCAGCTGCAAACTCTGCGCCCTCCTCCATCGGAATCATTGAGTTCTGCACTAAACACACAACTGGTGGGGCAGTTTCCAGAAGATCAAGCAGGACCAGCTCGAAGTGTACATTCTAAGAAGCCGTCAGGTCAATTTGATGCAGATTATACATTCTCAAGTGCCCCAGGAACAGGAAATGTGTCCCCCCTGAGTGGTTATAATCCTCACAAAAGCCCCTCTAATGCAGCTAGCAGCCCTTACTTTACTTCACCAGGCAGTTCTAAGCGTCCCAAGCACAGATCTAggtcatcatcttcatcatttTCTAACCAGTTACCAGAGAAACAGGGTCGAAGATTCAGTAGGTTATTCTCAAAAGGCAAGAGTGACCGCTAA